Proteins encoded together in one Oenanthe melanoleuca isolate GR-GAL-2019-014 chromosome 7, OMel1.0, whole genome shotgun sequence window:
- the STK16 gene encoding serine/threonine-protein kinase 16 isoform X1, translated as MGQTLCVCSRGTVSLGGARYLLLHRLAEGGFSYVDLVEGLRDGRFYALKRILCHDKEDRQAALHEVEMHGLFDHPNILRLVAHCMVEKGAKHEAWLLLPYVKGGTLWREVEALREKGTFMPEQRILLILHGICRGLQAIHSKGYAHRDLKPTNVLLDEDDQPVLMDLGSMNQARIEVSNSREAMAVQDWAAQRCTISYRAPELFTVPSQCVIDERTDIWSLGCVLYCMMFGEGPYDAIFQKGDSVALAVQNPLTLPSTTRYSAALQRLLFSMMTVNPQERPSINEILHQLEGLQPAPVGQDTTQI; from the exons ATGGGGCAGACGCTGTGCGTCTGCTCCCGGGGCACCGTCAGCCTGGGGGGAGCGCGGTACCTCCTGCTCCACCGCCTGGCAGAGGG AGGTTTCAGCTATGTGGACCTGGTGGAGGGGCTGCGGGATGGGCGCTTCTATGCCCTGAAGCGCATCCTGTGCCACGACAAGGAGGACAGGCAGGCCGCCCTGCACGAGGTGGAGATGCACGGCCTCTTCGACCACCCCAACATCCTGCGCCTGGTGGCCCACTGCATGGTGGAGAAGGGTGCCAAGCACGAAGCCTGGCTTCTCCTGCCCTATGTGAAG GGGGGAACTCTCTGGAGAGAAGTGGAAGCACTGCGAGAGAAAGGCACCTTCATGCCAGAGCAGCGgatcctcctcatcctccatGGGATCTGCCGTGGGCTGCAAGCCATCCACAGCAAGGGCTATGCACACAG GGACCTCAAGCCCACCAATGTGCTGCTGGATGAGGATGACCAGCCTGTCCTGATGGACCTGGGCTCCATGAACCAAGCTCGCATTGAAGTCAGCAACTCTCGGGAGGCCATGGCTGTGCAG gacTGGGCTGCCCAGCGCTGCACCATCTCCTACCGTGCCCCCGAGCTCTTCACAGTGCCGAGCCAGTGCGTCATAGATGAGCGTACGGATATCTGG TCCTTAGGCTGTGTGCTGTACTGCATGATGTTTGGAGAGGGCCCCTATGATGCCATCTTTCAGAAGGGTGACAGTGTGGCCCTGGCAGTTCAGAACCCCCTCACACTGCCCTCCACAAccag ATACTCGGCTGCCTTGCAGCGCCTGCTCTTCTCCATGATGACAGTGAACCCCCAGGAGAGACCCAGCATAAACGAAATCCTCCACCAactggaggggctgcagccagcaccagTGGGACAGGACACCACACAGATCTGA
- the LOC130255332 gene encoding tubulin alpha-5 chain: MRECISVHVGQAGVQMGNTCWELYCLEHGIQPDGQMPSDKTIGGGDDSFTTFFCETGAGKHVPRAIFVDLEPTVIDEVRGGVYRQLFHPEQLITGKEDAANNYARGHYTIGKEIIDQVLDRIRKLADQCTGLQGFLVFHSFGGGTGSGFTSLLMERLSVDYGKKSKLEFSIYPAPQVSTAVVEPYNSILTTHTTLEHSDCAFMVDNEAIYDICRRNLDIERPTYTNLNRLISQIVSSITASLRFDGALNVDLTEFQTNLVPYPRIHFPLATYAPVISAEKAYHEQLSVAEITNSCFEPANQMVKCDPRHGKYMACCLLYRGDVVPKDVNAAIATIKTKRSIQFVDWCPTGFKVGINYQPPTVVPGGDLAKVQRAVCMLSNTTAIAEAWARLDHKFDLMYAKRAFVHWYVGEGMEEGEFSEAREDMAALEKDYEEVGLDSYEDEEEGEE; encoded by the exons ATG cgcGAGTGCATCTCCGTCCACGTCGGCCAGGCCGGCGTCCAGATGGGCAACACCTGCTGGGAGCTGTACTGCCTGGAGCACGGCATCCAGCCCGACGGGCAGATGCCCAGCGACAAAACCATTGGCGGCGGGGATGATTCCTTCACCACCTTCTTCTGTGAGACTGGGGCTGGGAAGCACGTCCCACGGGCCATCTTCGTGGACCTGGAGCCCACGGTGATTG ATGAGGTTCGGGGAGGTGTCTACCGCCAGCTCTTCCACCCCGAGCAGCTGATCACTGGCAAGGAGGATGCTGCCAACAACTACGCGCGTGGACATTACACCATCGGCAAAGAGATCATTGATCAAGTGCTGGACAGGATCCGTAAGCTG GCTGACCAGTGCACAGGTCTCCAGGGATTCCTGGTGTTTCATAGTTTTGGAGGTGGCACTGGCTCTGGATTCACCTCGCTGCTGATGGAGCGACTCTCTGTTGATTATGGCAAGAAGTCCAAGCTGGAATTCTCCATCTACCCCGCACCACAAGTCTCCACCGCTGTGGTAGAGCCCTACAACTCCATTCTCACCACCCACACTACACTGGAGCACTCAGATTGTGCTTTCATGGTAGATAACGAGGCCATCTATGACATCTGTCGCCGGAACCTGGACATCGAGCGCCCAACATACACCAACTTGAATAGACTCATCAGTCAGATTGTCTCATCCATCACAGCATCACTGAGGTTTGATGGAGCCCTGAATGTGGATCTGACTGAGTTCCAGACCAACCTGGTGCCCTACCCTCGCATTCACTTCCCCCTGGCCACCTATGCCCCTGTCATCTCTGCAGAGAAGGCTTATCATGAGCAGCTGTCGGTGGCCGAAATCACCAACTCCTGCTTCGAGCCGGCCAACCAGATGGTGAAGTGTGACCCTCGCCATGGCAAGTACATGGCCTGCTGCCTGCTGTACCGTGGGGACGTGGTGCCCAAGGACGTCAATGCCGCCATCGCCACCATCAAGACCAAACGCAGCATCCAGTTTGTGGACTGGTGCCCCACGGGCTTCAAGGTGGGCATCAACTACCAGCCGCCCACGGTGGTGCCGGGGGGGGACCTGGCCAAGGTGCAGCGCGCCGTCTGCATGCTGAGCAACACCACGGCCATCGCCGAGGCCTGGGCTCGCCTGGACCACAAGTTTGACCTGATGTACGCCAAGCGCGCCTTCGTGCACTGGTACGTGGGTGAGGGCATGGAGGAAGGGGAGTTCTCCGAGGCACGGGAAGACATGGCTGCTCTGGAGAAGGATTATGAGGAAGTGGGCCTGGACTCCTATGAGGATGAAGAAGAGGGTGAGGAGTAG
- the STK16 gene encoding serine/threonine-protein kinase 16 isoform X2, translated as MLPGTGTAGAGSWRSPPPKGFSYVDLVEGLRDGRFYALKRILCHDKEDRQAALHEVEMHGLFDHPNILRLVAHCMVEKGAKHEAWLLLPYVKGGTLWREVEALREKGTFMPEQRILLILHGICRGLQAIHSKGYAHRDLKPTNVLLDEDDQPVLMDLGSMNQARIEVSNSREAMAVQDWAAQRCTISYRAPELFTVPSQCVIDERTDIWSLGCVLYCMMFGEGPYDAIFQKGDSVALAVQNPLTLPSTTRYSAALQRLLFSMMTVNPQERPSINEILHQLEGLQPAPVGQDTTQI; from the exons ATGCTTCCtgggacaggcactgctggggctggctcttGGAGGAGCCCTCCCCCGAA AGGTTTCAGCTATGTGGACCTGGTGGAGGGGCTGCGGGATGGGCGCTTCTATGCCCTGAAGCGCATCCTGTGCCACGACAAGGAGGACAGGCAGGCCGCCCTGCACGAGGTGGAGATGCACGGCCTCTTCGACCACCCCAACATCCTGCGCCTGGTGGCCCACTGCATGGTGGAGAAGGGTGCCAAGCACGAAGCCTGGCTTCTCCTGCCCTATGTGAAG GGGGGAACTCTCTGGAGAGAAGTGGAAGCACTGCGAGAGAAAGGCACCTTCATGCCAGAGCAGCGgatcctcctcatcctccatGGGATCTGCCGTGGGCTGCAAGCCATCCACAGCAAGGGCTATGCACACAG GGACCTCAAGCCCACCAATGTGCTGCTGGATGAGGATGACCAGCCTGTCCTGATGGACCTGGGCTCCATGAACCAAGCTCGCATTGAAGTCAGCAACTCTCGGGAGGCCATGGCTGTGCAG gacTGGGCTGCCCAGCGCTGCACCATCTCCTACCGTGCCCCCGAGCTCTTCACAGTGCCGAGCCAGTGCGTCATAGATGAGCGTACGGATATCTGG TCCTTAGGCTGTGTGCTGTACTGCATGATGTTTGGAGAGGGCCCCTATGATGCCATCTTTCAGAAGGGTGACAGTGTGGCCCTGGCAGTTCAGAACCCCCTCACACTGCCCTCCACAAccag ATACTCGGCTGCCTTGCAGCGCCTGCTCTTCTCCATGATGACAGTGAACCCCCAGGAGAGACCCAGCATAAACGAAATCCTCCACCAactggaggggctgcagccagcaccagTGGGACAGGACACCACACAGATCTGA